A window from Hymenobacter volaticus encodes these proteins:
- a CDS encoding pectinesterase family protein — MLALSNAFALSASGYDFTVAKDGTGDYTTVQAAINAAPTGRTGSFTIFIKNGRYKEKITIPANKPFLQLVGESVANTILTYDDGASTPAPGAAPLALRIRLASR, encoded by the coding sequence TTGCTTGCGCTTAGCAATGCCTTTGCACTGAGCGCCTCTGGCTACGATTTCACGGTGGCGAAGGATGGTACCGGCGACTATACTACGGTGCAAGCAGCCATCAATGCCGCACCTACGGGTCGCACTGGCTCATTTACCATCTTTATCAAAAACGGCCGTTACAAAGAGAAAATCACGATTCCAGCCAACAAGCCATTTTTGCAACTTGTGGGTGAAAGTGTTGCCAATACCATTCTCACTTACGATGATGGCGCCAGCACCCCGGCGCCCGGGGCGGCACCCTTGGCACTCAGAATTCGGCTAGCTTCTCGGTGA
- the clpB gene encoding ATP-dependent chaperone ClpB: protein MNFNNYTIKAQEAVQKATEIAGGNQQQAIETGHLLKGLFQSDENVLSFLAKKLGVNLNILTPRLDAIVTGYPKVSGGSPYLSNEAAAALQRATGFLKEFDDEYVSVEHLLLGLLGGKDAVATLMKDAGFNEKDLKAAIKELRGGRKVTSQTAEDQYQSLNRYARNLNEQVRTGKMDPVIGRDEEIRRVLQILSRRTKNNPVLLGEPGVGKTAIVEGLAQRIVAGDVPENLKDKVIMSLDMGLLIAGAKYKGEFEERLKSVIKEVTDSEGQIILFIDEMHTLIGAGAGGEGAMDAANLLKPALARGELHSIGATTLKEYQKYIEKDKALERRFQAVMVDEPTIEDAISIMRGIKEKYELHHGVRITDDAVIAAVELSSRYITDRFLPDKAIDLMDEAAAKLRIELNSMPVELDEVQRRIMQLEIEREAIRREENHDREAVLNKDIADLSSQRDALKAQWENEKSVLTNIQEQKEAIERFKVEAEQAERQGDYGRVAELRYGKIQEAEAKLKTLQDEANANKDGGHMLQEVVTQEDIAEVVAKWTGIPVSKMLQSDREKLLNLETELGKRVAGQTEAIGAISDAVRRSRAGLQDPKRPIGSFIFLGTTGVGKTELAKALAEYLFNDENSMVRIDMSEYQERHAVSRLIGAPPGYVGYDEGGQLTEAVRRKPYSVILLDEIEKAHPDVFNILLQVLDDGRLTDNKGRVANFKNTIIIMTSNTGADIIQRNFKELNEYNYDEVVDRTREEVIERLKGHMRPEFLNRIDEIVMFQPLKRREIRRIVDIQFRQIQQRLEEAGIRLEATDEVLDFLGEQGFDPQFGARPLKRVLQRLVLNELSKDILSGRVSKDAVVEAVLEDGQIRFLNVDVEIPGV, encoded by the coding sequence ATGAACTTTAATAACTATACCATCAAGGCACAGGAGGCCGTGCAGAAGGCCACTGAAATTGCCGGGGGCAACCAGCAGCAGGCCATCGAAACGGGCCACCTGCTGAAAGGCCTCTTCCAGAGTGACGAGAACGTGCTATCGTTTCTGGCCAAGAAGCTGGGTGTAAACCTAAACATCCTCACGCCCCGCCTCGATGCCATCGTGACGGGCTACCCCAAAGTGAGTGGCGGTTCGCCTTATCTCTCCAACGAAGCCGCCGCCGCTCTGCAGCGCGCTACCGGCTTCCTAAAGGAGTTTGACGATGAATATGTGTCGGTGGAACACCTGCTATTGGGGTTGCTGGGCGGCAAAGATGCCGTGGCTACCCTGATGAAGGACGCCGGCTTCAACGAGAAAGACTTAAAAGCGGCTATTAAGGAGCTGCGCGGGGGCCGCAAGGTGACCAGCCAGACCGCCGAAGACCAATACCAGAGCCTCAACCGCTACGCCCGTAACCTTAACGAGCAAGTGCGCACCGGCAAGATGGACCCGGTAATTGGCCGCGACGAGGAAATCCGCCGCGTGCTCCAGATTCTGAGCCGCCGTACCAAAAACAACCCCGTCCTGCTGGGTGAGCCGGGCGTTGGTAAAACCGCCATTGTCGAGGGTCTGGCCCAGCGCATCGTGGCCGGCGACGTGCCCGAAAACCTCAAGGACAAAGTCATAATGTCGCTGGATATGGGCTTGCTCATTGCCGGCGCCAAGTACAAGGGCGAATTTGAGGAGCGCCTCAAGTCCGTCATCAAAGAAGTAACTGACTCGGAAGGCCAAATCATTTTGTTCATTGACGAGATGCACACGCTGATTGGCGCTGGGGCGGGTGGCGAAGGCGCTATGGACGCGGCCAACCTGCTCAAGCCGGCTCTGGCTCGCGGTGAGTTGCACTCCATCGGCGCTACCACCCTCAAGGAGTATCAGAAGTACATCGAGAAGGACAAGGCCCTGGAGCGTCGTTTTCAGGCGGTGATGGTAGATGAGCCGACTATAGAGGACGCCATCAGCATCATGCGTGGCATCAAGGAGAAGTACGAGTTGCACCACGGCGTGCGCATCACCGACGACGCTGTTATTGCGGCTGTAGAACTTAGCTCGCGCTACATCACCGACCGGTTCTTGCCCGACAAAGCCATCGACTTGATGGACGAGGCGGCCGCTAAGCTGCGCATCGAATTGAACTCTATGCCCGTGGAGCTCGACGAAGTGCAGCGCCGCATCATGCAACTGGAAATCGAGCGCGAAGCCATCCGGCGGGAAGAAAACCACGACCGGGAAGCCGTACTCAACAAAGACATTGCCGACCTCTCCAGCCAGCGCGACGCTCTGAAGGCGCAGTGGGAAAACGAGAAATCGGTGCTGACCAACATCCAGGAGCAGAAAGAAGCCATTGAGCGCTTCAAGGTGGAAGCCGAGCAAGCCGAACGCCAAGGCGACTACGGCCGCGTGGCCGAACTGCGCTATGGCAAGATCCAGGAAGCCGAAGCCAAGCTCAAAACCTTGCAGGACGAAGCCAACGCCAACAAAGACGGCGGCCACATGCTGCAAGAAGTGGTAACGCAAGAAGACATTGCCGAGGTAGTGGCCAAGTGGACCGGCATTCCAGTGAGCAAAATGCTGCAATCGGACCGCGAGAAGCTGCTCAACCTTGAAACCGAGCTAGGCAAGCGCGTAGCTGGTCAGACGGAAGCCATTGGTGCTATTTCCGATGCCGTGCGTCGTTCGCGGGCGGGTCTGCAAGACCCCAAGCGCCCCATTGGTTCGTTTATCTTCTTGGGTACGACTGGCGTAGGTAAAACCGAGCTGGCCAAGGCCCTGGCCGAGTACCTGTTCAACGATGAGAACAGCATGGTGCGCATCGACATGAGCGAGTACCAGGAGCGCCATGCTGTATCGCGCCTGATTGGGGCGCCTCCGGGCTACGTGGGCTACGATGAAGGTGGTCAGCTAACGGAGGCCGTGCGCCGCAAGCCATACTCGGTCATTCTGCTCGACGAAATCGAGAAGGCCCACCCCGACGTGTTCAACATCTTGCTGCAAGTGCTTGATGATGGTCGTCTCACCGACAACAAAGGCCGGGTGGCGAACTTCAAGAACACCATCATCATCATGACCTCCAACACGGGTGCCGATATCATTCAGCGCAATTTCAAAGAGTTGAACGAGTACAACTACGACGAAGTGGTGGACCGCACCCGCGAGGAAGTGATAGAGCGCCTCAAAGGCCACATGCGCCCCGAGTTCCTAAACCGCATCGACGAGATTGTGATGTTCCAGCCGCTGAAGCGCCGCGAAATCCGCCGCATCGTGGACATCCAGTTCCGTCAGATTCAGCAGCGCCTGGAAGAAGCCGGCATCCGTCTGGAGGCTACCGACGAAGTCCTCGACTTCCTCGGCGAGCAGGGCTTCGACCCGCAGTTTGGTGCTCGCCCATTGAAGCGCGTGTTGCAGCGCCTGGTGCTGAACGAGTTGTCGAAAGACATCTTGTCGGGCCGCGTGAGCAAGGATGCCGTAGTGGAAGCCGTGCTCGAAGACGGGCAGATTCGCTTCCTGAACGTGGACGTTGAAATTCCGGGCGTGTAA